From a single Bacteroidetes Order II. bacterium genomic region:
- a CDS encoding peptidylprolyl isomerase gives MIQSPGRDTPASRRAYAYKMLERSIIGEWGKRSGLDQSQRVQLYINRQVNFSRRQRYLERTLLDTIPQPTAAQLYDAFIKYKTHLRLQQIYGQTRREIDSLYAQLQAGADFNALARTSMQKYGIPEPEKAGEMGWIHWNDLDLAPEEAVYRLKPLETSTPVASLNGWHLFRLIERREDIALDETSFLREKEKLAFEWRNRRYTEAASLHLKSILTAHRLHIYLHELEPLWPLIAPYSERLNTPEGLVVAQQEVPTLKAPRLNPQAILATISGKPFRVSDFLAFLPDVPAPYWRKDLRQALEITIRDAILTEIAQSKIPNHDAYVSLQTEIAQYTARYYATLSAVSDTLRLSRYERAFYEQFKTTLFRDGLITQVEAWAFPDSASVWQTLRRLMAEKSLRPLDGIAPQDFWVQDQEIPTWPVPTLRVTNDWTGIQGPFPHKGQFWILRAKQRLPRIQKFEDIQPQLPALMQAQKRMIAHMAALPTNYIPAAAQINQAALDAVLPYY, from the coding sequence ATGATACAGTCTCCCGGACGCGACACCCCCGCATCCAGAAGAGCCTATGCTTATAAAATGCTAGAGCGTAGCATCATTGGAGAATGGGGAAAACGAAGCGGATTAGACCAATCACAACGCGTACAATTATACATAAACCGACAAGTTAATTTTTCACGCCGGCAACGTTATTTAGAGCGCACGCTATTAGACACTATTCCTCAGCCCACTGCCGCACAACTTTATGATGCGTTTATCAAATACAAGACCCACCTACGGCTCCAGCAGATTTATGGACAAACCCGTCGCGAGATAGATTCACTATACGCCCAGTTGCAGGCTGGGGCCGATTTTAATGCACTTGCACGTACCTCAATGCAGAAATACGGCATCCCAGAACCTGAAAAAGCGGGAGAAATGGGATGGATTCATTGGAATGATTTGGATTTGGCACCAGAGGAGGCGGTATATCGCTTAAAACCCTTAGAAACTTCCACCCCTGTGGCATCCCTCAATGGTTGGCACCTATTTCGCCTCATCGAGCGGCGGGAAGACATTGCCCTCGACGAAACGTCATTTCTCCGAGAAAAGGAAAAACTTGCTTTTGAGTGGCGCAACCGAAGATATACCGAGGCCGCATCTCTCCATCTTAAATCTATTTTAACAGCCCATCGCCTCCATATCTATTTACACGAATTAGAACCCTTGTGGCCATTGATCGCGCCCTATTCAGAACGCCTCAATACCCCCGAAGGTTTGGTGGTGGCACAACAAGAAGTACCCACCCTAAAAGCACCCCGTCTGAATCCACAAGCGATTTTAGCCACCATATCTGGTAAGCCTTTCCGTGTATCGGATTTTCTGGCCTTTCTACCAGATGTACCGGCCCCCTATTGGCGGAAAGACCTCCGGCAAGCGCTAGAAATCACCATCCGAGATGCCATCCTAACCGAAATTGCCCAAAGTAAAATACCGAATCATGATGCCTATGTATCCCTACAAACCGAAATTGCCCAATATACGGCACGATATTATGCAACTCTTTCGGCAGTTTCGGACACCTTGCGTTTGTCACGGTACGAACGCGCTTTTTATGAACAGTTTAAAACAACTTTATTTCGGGACGGCCTCATCACGCAGGTAGAAGCATGGGCTTTTCCGGATAGTGCGTCGGTTTGGCAAACCTTGCGCCGTCTAATGGCCGAAAAATCCCTTCGACCATTAGACGGCATTGCTCCCCAAGATTTTTGGGTACAAGATCAAGAAATTCCAACATGGCCTGTGCCCACGCTCCGGGTCACCAATGACTGGACAGGCATACAAGGACCTTTTCCACACAAGGGCCAGTTCTGGATCCTCCGCGCCAAACAACGCCTGCCACGTATTCAGAAATTTGAAGACATCCAACCCCAGTTACCCGCCCTAATGCAGGCCCAAAAACGAATGATTGCCCATATGGCGGCCCTACCAACCAACTACATACCAGCGGCGGCCCAGATTAACCAAGCAGCGCTGGATGCTGTTCTACCCT